Proteins found in one Paenibacillus wynnii genomic segment:
- the kdpC gene encoding potassium-transporting ATPase subunit KdpC — MVNSIETEEEQQSMSTGSYFLMVVRLSLVFIVLCGIIYPLASTAIAQVVMPSQANGSLLKNDAGVVIGSELIGQNFTDPALFHSRVSSIDYKAEASGSNNYGPSNPDMLQRTKNFITQWQLDNPEVPLNKLPVDLITNSGSGLDPHISPVAAMVQVPRISNLTGIPANVLEALVEKYTEGRDLGLFGEKRVNVLKLNMALSEIPAK, encoded by the coding sequence ATGGTGAACTCTATCGAAACGGAAGAAGAGCAGCAATCCATGTCCACTGGTTCCTATTTCTTAATGGTGGTGCGGCTCAGTCTGGTCTTTATTGTACTCTGCGGGATTATTTATCCCTTGGCTTCCACAGCGATTGCCCAGGTAGTTATGCCGTCACAGGCAAATGGCAGTTTGCTCAAAAATGATGCCGGAGTGGTTATAGGCTCAGAATTGATCGGCCAGAACTTTACAGATCCGGCGCTTTTCCATAGCCGGGTATCGAGTATTGATTATAAAGCTGAGGCTTCAGGCTCCAACAACTACGGACCATCTAACCCGGATATGCTGCAGCGGACGAAAAATTTCATTACCCAGTGGCAGTTGGATAATCCGGAGGTGCCTTTGAATAAACTACCGGTTGATCTGATTACCAATTCAGGTTCTGGACTGGACCCACATATCTCTCCCGTTGCGGCAATGGTGCAGGTTCCCAGAATTAGCAACCTGACCGGTATTCCGGCCAATGTACTCGAAGCATTGGTGGAAAAATATACCGAAGGCCGCGATCTTGGTTTGTTTGGTGAGAAACGTGTCAATGTGTTGAAGCTGAATATGGCTTTATCGGAAATCCCAGCGAAATAG
- a CDS encoding histidine kinase, with translation MAPYKRKTPEEILYSIYQLHRGRLKIIIGSVSGSGKTYNMLEEGKHLKQQGIDVVISAVSTMQRVETVQQLIDLERVPSIHWWKDGKEQKDLPLEALLGRNPEVLMVDGLAHRNRIGARFPTRLEDIRYLMDNGISVITTINVYELAGVGEIIFQMTGIRAEETVPLNTLEFADEVRLIDVSPETILKRIEEGVLGGETHPALSRRGNLGVLRELSLRLVAEGVNDSLEKHREDQGLIGPSGATERILVSTQYHWNGSLYVRRGQQIAKRLGGDLIVVTFVMPKRPLTKEQQTFKRSIVKLVDRVDAKFDELHLTHLRQLPSLLVRYATQNNVTRIVMGHSNKSSWQEKWQGSIANRVLRKTRNIDVFLMADRAEQEGERILPIKPNVKESEEPFHRLTSQEMEKKVERIRHGTFKVYIGAAPGVGKTYKMLQEGNLLLNRGIDVVIGLLETHGRKETREQIGDLTIIPRARIQYQSTQLEEMDTDAIISRHPEVVLVDELAHTNVPGNQSRKRYEDVVHLLENGISVITTVNVQHLESLNDAVAQLTGVRVRETVPDAILRMASEVELIDVTPQMLQERMREGKIYASEKVNQALESFFKIGNLIALRELALREIADDVDERLEAWDRDTSLRGAWSRREVIFVCVDMGPRAERLIRRGFRIAHRLKAEWYVHYVHCGVVRTHEEQKRLDVLRHLSERLGGKMEVTEAGSSKNLHHHLLNRMNEVQTTQLIIGQSRKPLWRTFFKESFVHYLLRHARHMDMLIVADFDPEVSEPIR, from the coding sequence ATGGCGCCGTATAAACGAAAAACCCCGGAAGAAATCTTGTATTCCATATATCAACTGCATCGGGGAAGGCTAAAGATCATTATCGGGTCCGTCAGTGGGTCGGGAAAAACATACAATATGCTGGAAGAAGGCAAGCATTTAAAGCAGCAAGGGATAGATGTAGTAATCAGTGCCGTTTCGACCATGCAACGAGTGGAAACCGTTCAGCAGCTCATAGATCTGGAGCGTGTTCCTAGCATTCATTGGTGGAAAGACGGCAAGGAGCAGAAAGACCTCCCTTTGGAAGCGCTACTGGGACGGAATCCAGAAGTCCTGATGGTAGATGGTCTGGCTCATCGCAATCGCATAGGTGCCCGTTTTCCAACGCGGCTGGAAGATATCCGTTATTTGATGGATAACGGCATCAGTGTGATTACGACCATCAATGTTTATGAGCTGGCAGGAGTGGGAGAGATCATTTTTCAAATGACGGGAATTCGGGCAGAAGAAACGGTACCTTTGAATACGCTAGAGTTTGCGGATGAAGTGCGCCTAATCGATGTATCCCCGGAAACCATATTGAAGCGAATAGAGGAAGGCGTTTTGGGTGGTGAGACGCATCCTGCATTGTCCCGACGAGGAAATCTCGGGGTACTTCGTGAACTGTCCCTGCGTTTAGTGGCCGAAGGCGTCAACGATTCACTTGAAAAACATCGGGAAGATCAGGGACTCATCGGTCCTTCCGGCGCCACTGAGCGGATACTGGTATCCACACAATACCACTGGAACGGTTCACTCTATGTGAGAAGAGGCCAGCAAATCGCTAAGCGTCTGGGTGGTGATCTGATTGTAGTTACGTTTGTCATGCCAAAACGACCATTGACTAAGGAACAGCAGACCTTCAAGCGCTCTATAGTGAAGCTAGTAGATCGAGTGGATGCCAAGTTTGACGAGCTTCATCTAACCCATCTACGTCAGCTTCCTTCCCTATTGGTGCGTTATGCGACTCAAAACAATGTGACCCGAATCGTAATGGGGCACTCTAATAAGAGCAGTTGGCAAGAGAAGTGGCAGGGCTCCATCGCAAACCGCGTACTGCGAAAAACACGAAATATTGATGTATTTCTAATGGCGGACCGCGCAGAGCAGGAAGGCGAGCGGATTTTACCCATAAAACCGAATGTGAAAGAGTCAGAAGAGCCTTTTCATCGGTTGACCAGCCAAGAGATGGAAAAGAAAGTTGAAAGGATCCGCCACGGAACCTTTAAAGTTTATATCGGTGCAGCTCCCGGAGTGGGGAAAACTTACAAAATGCTGCAGGAGGGTAACCTTCTATTGAACAGAGGCATCGATGTCGTCATCGGTCTGCTGGAAACCCACGGTAGGAAGGAAACAAGGGAGCAAATAGGAGATTTAACGATTATCCCTCGTGCCAGGATTCAATATCAGTCAACGCAACTGGAAGAAATGGATACAGATGCAATTATTTCTCGGCACCCAGAGGTTGTGTTGGTTGATGAATTGGCGCATACCAACGTGCCCGGCAATCAGTCCAGAAAGCGATATGAAGATGTTGTCCATCTATTGGAAAATGGCATTTCCGTCATTACAACCGTGAATGTTCAGCATCTGGAAAGCTTAAACGACGCGGTAGCTCAATTAACCGGTGTTCGGGTTCGCGAAACCGTGCCAGATGCCATTTTGAGAATGGCAAGCGAGGTAGAACTAATCGACGTAACACCGCAAATGCTGCAGGAACGGATGAGGGAAGGGAAGATTTACGCGTCCGAGAAAGTGAACCAGGCGCTGGAATCATTTTTTAAGATTGGCAATCTAATTGCGCTGCGCGAGTTGGCTCTCCGCGAAATTGCTGATGATGTAGACGAACGGCTGGAGGCATGGGACCGAGATACTTCCTTGCGAGGGGCGTGGAGCAGGCGTGAGGTTATTTTCGTCTGTGTGGACATGGGACCACGTGCGGAACGTCTGATCCGCCGCGGATTCCGCATTGCGCACCGCTTGAAAGCAGAATGGTACGTGCATTATGTGCATTGCGGCGTGGTACGAACGCATGAGGAGCAGAAACGGCTAGACGTACTGCGGCATTTATCGGAACGGCTTGGTGGGAAAATGGAAGTGACTGAAGCAGGCAGCAGCAAAAACCTACATCATCATTTGTTAAACAGGATGAACGAGGTGCAGACGACACAGCTTATAATCGGACAATCACGGAAACCACTTTGGCGTACTTTTTTCAAAGAGAGCTTCGTCCATTATCTGCTAAGGCATGCCCGTCATATGGATATGCTGATCGTTGCGGATTTTGATCCAGAGGTTTCAGAACCGATAAGGTAA
- a CDS encoding Lsa family ABC-F type ribosomal protection protein: MSLINVTNLTYAYDGSYDNIFENVSFQMDTDWKLGFTGRNGRGKTTFLNLLLGKYEYSGNISANVSFEYFPFHIENKEYNTLDVINRIYSDYIHWQLVRELSLLKVSEDVLYRSFDSLSNGEQTKVLLAALFLKENSFLLIDEPTNHLDMEARKLVSQYLDSKSGFILVSHDRSFLDNCVDHILSINKTNIEIQKGGFSSWWENKTRQDNFELAEDEKLRRDISRLSSSAKRTGNWSHEVEKTKNGTRNSGSKVDKGYIGHKAAKMMKRSKAIEQRQQSAIEEKSKLLKNIESSDSLKISQLVYHKHQLAELDEVSIFYGEKRVCEDLSFSIEQGDRIALSGQNGSGKSSIIKLICGEELYFTGTLSKDSQLEISYVSQDTSHLQGNLTDFAADNGIDESLFKSILRKLDFSRVQFEKDISTFSGGQKKKVLIAKSLSERVHLHIWDEPLNFIDIISRMQIEELLLEYSPTILFVEHDKEFCENVATKTIEL; this comes from the coding sequence ATGTCATTAATAAATGTTACAAACCTGACGTACGCCTATGATGGCAGTTACGATAACATATTTGAGAACGTAAGTTTTCAAATGGATACCGATTGGAAATTAGGATTTACGGGAAGAAACGGTCGGGGGAAGACCACATTCCTCAACTTGTTGCTTGGAAAATATGAATACAGCGGAAATATCTCTGCTAATGTGAGCTTTGAGTATTTCCCTTTCCATATTGAAAACAAAGAATATAATACCCTTGATGTAATTAACCGAATATATTCTGACTATATTCACTGGCAATTAGTGCGTGAGCTTTCATTGCTGAAGGTTTCTGAAGATGTTTTATATCGGTCTTTTGATTCGCTGTCGAACGGTGAGCAAACGAAAGTATTACTGGCTGCTTTATTTCTTAAGGAAAATAGTTTCCTGTTAATTGATGAACCAACCAATCATCTTGACATGGAGGCAAGAAAACTAGTCAGTCAATATCTCGATTCCAAAAGTGGGTTTATTCTGGTGTCTCACGACAGATCATTTCTTGATAACTGTGTAGACCATATTCTTTCAATAAATAAGACCAACATTGAAATTCAAAAAGGTGGTTTTTCCAGTTGGTGGGAGAATAAGACGAGACAAGATAACTTTGAACTAGCTGAGGACGAAAAACTTAGAAGAGATATAAGTCGGTTATCGAGTTCTGCTAAACGGACGGGCAATTGGTCACACGAAGTGGAAAAAACAAAAAACGGAACAAGAAACTCCGGCTCTAAGGTGGATAAAGGATACATTGGCCACAAGGCTGCAAAAATGATGAAACGTTCCAAAGCCATTGAACAAAGGCAGCAATCTGCAATTGAGGAGAAGTCTAAACTCCTTAAAAATATCGAGAGCTCCGACAGTTTGAAGATTTCGCAACTTGTTTATCATAAACACCAACTTGCTGAGCTTGATGAGGTTTCGATTTTCTACGGTGAGAAGAGGGTATGTGAAGATCTTAGTTTTTCGATTGAGCAAGGTGACCGAATAGCGCTTTCAGGTCAAAACGGCTCCGGAAAATCAAGCATCATTAAACTCATTTGCGGTGAGGAACTATACTTCACAGGCACCCTAAGTAAGGATAGTCAGTTGGAAATATCCTACGTATCTCAGGACACCTCCCACCTTCAAGGCAACTTAACTGATTTTGCTGCCGACAACGGTATTGATGAGAGTCTCTTCAAATCGATTCTTAGAAAACTTGATTTTTCCAGAGTTCAATTTGAAAAGGATATTTCAACGTTTAGCGGAGGTCAAAAGAAGAAAGTACTTATCGCAAAAAGTCTCAGTGAGAGGGTCCATTTGCATATTTGGGATGAGCCGCTAAATTTCATTGATATCATTTCCCGTATGCAAATTGAAGAGCTACTGCTGGAGTACTCACCAACCATTCTATTTGTGGAACATGACAAGGAATTTTGCGAAAATGTTGCAACAAAGACCATCGAACTTTAA
- a CDS encoding polyprenyl synthetase family protein translates to MKNVCTDQADTWYQQAEQKAAHYFASLYMQVMEKTYVSTLTEDFELWKRNHINQRPWLSLFSRGTRKPDSQDYRRYMRWLDHTGKLDDYLDRSISYIYMRDLGKALDSPDTQTRIQRVVADIKNHLTRSAATTGGGQPEQLSLAGLYRWAQKESIESAVIWLIDKLKDVSANIPKEMNAEHAQRKLIKIIIGVIMHVVEEMDVGISSEERAQRLDEAIRLGYSYGLTYPFIDDLLDSGVLTDGEKELYSSMIRTALLTGVVPELSGWAGSNNMEIIQYVHSELRDAFEYIKEHQRLETQETFFEQSYVFFHSQDIDRVKDLSNKNYTNEELYVPIILKSSSSRLIVRSVISAPIDEGFDHRTFLYGIYNQLADDFADMFDDMNDGAVTPYTYYLKYRDLRSDLINPFELYWTVISHLIHNVYHSNAKTREVILDRAINGLKRCRARLGTEMYNEIMGIFAAGNPEFNRLVQYMVRKADDVDFFDKLLRDQMVTILKNNQKEKEDFQDTIKNVRQQINNQLQITKANGISPMKETLIDAANYSLEGDGKRIRPLLAWVMGVNEYGLQPSTMVPLLRSLEYLHTASLIFDDLPSQDNASSRRGRPTLHQMHNSATAELTGLFLIQKGIEEQTSLHSFDASTVLALMQYSAQKAEDTCMGQAMDLDSKGKALTIEQLNMICFLKTGTAFEASLVMPAILAQVKAPEIEALKKFAYHAGIAFQIKDDLLDLEGDLLLLGKPTHKDVENNSSTFVTILGQEGARKEMWEHYCLASETLDKMSCKTAFLKHLLNYMVSRDR, encoded by the coding sequence ATGAAGAATGTATGTACAGATCAAGCCGATACATGGTATCAACAGGCTGAGCAGAAGGCAGCTCATTATTTTGCATCACTTTATATGCAGGTTATGGAGAAGACTTATGTATCTACACTGACAGAAGATTTTGAACTGTGGAAAAGAAACCATATTAACCAACGTCCATGGCTATCATTGTTTTCAAGGGGAACAAGAAAACCTGATTCTCAGGATTATCGAAGATACATGAGGTGGCTGGATCACACAGGTAAACTAGATGATTACTTAGATCGAAGCATCAGCTATATTTACATGAGGGATCTAGGCAAAGCTCTGGATTCTCCTGACACTCAGACCCGGATTCAGCGTGTAGTTGCTGACATCAAAAATCACTTGACTCGTTCCGCCGCAACAACAGGTGGTGGCCAACCCGAACAATTGAGTCTAGCCGGGTTGTATCGATGGGCTCAGAAGGAAAGCATAGAATCCGCCGTAATATGGCTGATCGATAAACTTAAGGACGTCTCTGCCAACATTCCAAAAGAAATGAATGCCGAGCATGCTCAGCGCAAGCTGATCAAAATCATCATTGGAGTTATCATGCATGTGGTTGAAGAGATGGATGTTGGAATATCGTCTGAGGAACGTGCCCAAAGACTTGATGAAGCCATCAGACTTGGTTATTCGTACGGTCTAACCTATCCGTTCATTGACGATCTTCTGGATTCAGGGGTCTTAACTGACGGGGAGAAAGAACTATATTCCAGTATGATACGTACCGCGCTTCTCACTGGAGTTGTACCCGAGCTCAGTGGCTGGGCCGGAAGCAATAACATGGAAATAATACAATACGTACATTCAGAACTCCGGGATGCTTTTGAATACATTAAAGAACATCAGCGGCTGGAAACACAGGAAACGTTCTTCGAGCAGTCCTATGTTTTTTTTCATTCCCAAGATATTGACCGTGTGAAAGATTTATCTAACAAGAACTATACCAATGAGGAGCTTTATGTACCCATCATTTTGAAATCTTCTTCTTCCCGATTGATTGTCCGTTCCGTTATAAGTGCACCTATAGATGAGGGTTTTGATCATCGTACCTTTTTGTATGGGATATACAATCAGCTGGCAGACGACTTTGCCGATATGTTTGACGATATGAATGACGGAGCTGTAACACCCTATACTTATTATTTGAAATATCGTGATCTGCGTTCAGATCTTATTAACCCATTTGAACTATACTGGACAGTAATCTCCCACCTAATCCATAACGTGTATCACTCTAATGCCAAGACGCGTGAGGTGATTCTAGATCGTGCAATCAACGGTCTCAAACGCTGTAGAGCACGTTTAGGCACTGAAATGTATAACGAAATTATGGGGATCTTTGCTGCCGGTAACCCAGAATTCAATCGACTTGTCCAATATATGGTTAGAAAAGCGGATGATGTGGATTTCTTCGACAAACTGCTTCGGGATCAAATGGTTACCATACTTAAAAACAACCAGAAGGAAAAGGAAGATTTTCAAGATACGATCAAAAATGTCCGACAACAGATCAACAACCAGTTGCAGATTACGAAAGCTAACGGGATTTCACCGATGAAAGAAACGCTTATTGATGCTGCTAATTACAGCCTCGAAGGGGATGGGAAGCGTATACGGCCATTATTGGCTTGGGTTATGGGCGTGAATGAATATGGATTACAGCCATCGACAATGGTACCCCTTCTGAGATCATTGGAATATTTGCATACGGCATCGCTAATCTTCGATGATCTGCCATCTCAAGATAATGCTTCTTCACGAAGAGGACGTCCAACTCTGCATCAGATGCACAATAGTGCTACGGCGGAGTTAACCGGTCTATTTTTAATTCAAAAGGGGATTGAAGAACAGACGTCACTTCACTCGTTTGATGCTTCAACCGTGCTTGCCTTAATGCAATACTCGGCTCAAAAGGCAGAAGATACCTGCATGGGACAGGCGATGGATTTGGATTCCAAAGGAAAAGCATTAACCATTGAGCAATTGAATATGATCTGCTTTCTCAAAACCGGAACTGCCTTTGAGGCTTCACTGGTAATGCCTGCCATTCTAGCTCAGGTTAAGGCGCCCGAAATCGAAGCTCTGAAGAAATTCGCCTACCATGCGGGCATTGCTTTTCAGATTAAGGATGATTTGCTTGATTTGGAAGGAGATCTACTCTTACTTGGGAAGCCCACCCACAAGGATGTCGAGAACAATAGCTCGACTTTTGTAACTATACTTGGTCAGGAAGGTGCCAGGAAAGAGATGTGGGAGCATTATTGCCTTGCCAGTGAAACGTTAGATAAGATGTCCTGTAAAACTGCCTTTCTGAAGCATTTATTAAATTATATGGTTAGTCGTGATCGTTAA
- a CDS encoding family 16 glycoside hydrolase, giving the protein MKRSYIIVGILLLCFATAGCKTQQGQANNSTITLPETNETTMDLTFDEASEGWEFALGKWERRQSQEQQWVLAQTETTEQYPVALYKKNRFSDLDVTVRFKPLSGSEDASGGLIIRAQNSKNYYLVRGNSLEGNFRLYAVVQGSRKELVSVNVEPPKLGEWHTIRLIMIGSQIEAYLDGDLLINFTDKLYADGWIGLWTKADSVTEFSDLKIKGSIVQ; this is encoded by the coding sequence ATGAAGAGAAGTTATATTATTGTTGGGATTTTATTGCTATGCTTTGCGACCGCGGGTTGTAAGACTCAGCAAGGTCAGGCCAATAACAGCACCATTACGTTACCTGAAACGAACGAAACAACTATGGATCTAACTTTTGATGAAGCAAGTGAAGGTTGGGAGTTTGCTTTAGGGAAATGGGAAAGAAGACAATCGCAGGAGCAGCAATGGGTATTGGCCCAGACTGAAACGACAGAGCAATATCCAGTAGCGTTGTATAAAAAGAACCGGTTCTCGGATCTAGACGTAACGGTTCGATTCAAGCCTCTTTCAGGGAGTGAAGATGCAAGTGGAGGACTTATTATTCGTGCGCAGAATTCGAAAAACTATTATCTAGTTCGAGGAAATAGCCTTGAAGGTAACTTTCGTTTGTATGCGGTTGTTCAAGGTAGTCGAAAGGAACTTGTAAGTGTAAACGTGGAACCCCCTAAATTAGGGGAATGGCATACCATCAGGTTAATCATGATTGGTTCGCAAATTGAAGCCTACCTAGACGGAGACTTATTGATCAACTTTACGGATAAATTGTATGCTGATGGATGGATAGGTTTATGGACAAAAGCTGATTCTGTTACCGAATTCAGTGATTTGAAAATCAAAGGCAGCATCGTTCAATAA